The following are encoded in a window of Phaeodactylum tricornutum CCAP 1055/1 chromosome 29, whole genome shotgun sequence genomic DNA:
- a CDS encoding predicted protein, translated as TIHRIASWIESGKIDNILVLSGAGVSVAAGIPDFRTPGTGLYDNLQKYNLPYPEAVFDLNFYRRNPQPFVSLAKEIWPGISHLPTLTHSFLTLLANKGLLLRNYSQNIDGLEFLANLHPDKLVECHGHFRTASCVRCGKAADGEIVKETIVFEGKAPKCSHCKKGFVKPDIVFFGEGLPPRFHSLLEQDLERADCVLILGTSLQVAPVSMIPDMVEKSCKRILFNRELVGSFDLSSKDRDVFHQGDCDDSIASLSKRLGWYEDL; from the coding sequence ACCATCCACCGAATTGCTTCCTGGATTGAAAGTGGAAAAATTGACAACATTCTTGTACTCTCAGGTGCAGGTGTTAGCGTGGCGGCCGGCATTCCAGACTTTCGGACTCCAGGTACCGGTCTCTATGATAATTTGCAGAAGTACAACTTGCCTTATCCCGAAGCAGTCTTCGATTTGAATTTTTACCGAAGGAATCCACAACCCTTTGTTTCCCTGGCCAAGGAAATCTGGCCGGGAATTTCACACCTTCCGACATTAACGCATTCCTTCCTGACTTTGCTTGCGAACAAAGGATTGCTGTTGCGTAATTATTCTCAAAACATCGACGGGCTCGAGTTCTTAGCGAACTTGCACCCTGACAAACTGGTAGAATGCCACGGTCATTTTCGCACCGCTAGCTGCGTCCGGTGTGGCAAGGCTGCGGACGGTGAAATTGTCAAGGAAACGATTGTATTTGAAGGCAAGGCACCGAAATGCTCCCATTGCAAAAAAGGCTTCGTCAAGCCAGACATTGTCTTTTTCGGCGAAGGATTACCCCCTCGATTTCATTCGCTCTTAGAGCAAGACCTGGAGCGCGCTGACTGCGTATTGATCCTGGGAACTAGCCTGCAAGTGGCACCTGTTAGTATGATCCCAGACATGGTGGAAAAGAGCTGTAAGCGAATACTCTTCAACAGAGAATTGGTCGGCTCATTTGATTTGAGCAGTAAGGATCGGGATGTGTTTCATCAAGGCGATTGCGACGACTCAATTGCTAGCCTATCCAAACGCTTGGGATGGTACGAAGATCTT
- a CDS encoding predicted protein, with protein MDPHEMDGSSAPRRRNDNHWHQPLNPQHEVDTDQPALETDITLREESHMRSIVKGLTWRIVATTTTTIIAWLVTGKVEAALQIGFFEFFAKLLIYYLHERLWIRIAL; from the coding sequence ATGGATCCCCATGAAATGGATGGCTCTTCGGCGCCACGTCGTCGGAACGACAACCACTGGCATCAACCCTTGAACCCCCAGCACGAAGTTGATACCGATCAGCCAGCACTAGAGACCGACATTACATTGCGAGAAGAATCGCACATGCGAAGTATTGTCAAAGGTCTAACTTGGAGAATTGTGGCAACTACTACGACTACTATTATTGCGTGGTTGGTGACTGGCAAAGTCGAAGCGGCACTACAAATTGGCTTTTTCGAGTTCTTTGCCAAACTACTGATCTACTACCTCCACGAGCGGCTCTGGATCCGCATTGCTTTGTAG